A region of Rhizobium grahamii DNA encodes the following proteins:
- a CDS encoding DUF1127 domain-containing protein, which translates to MSLFSVSGRLAKTGTIRRPVQESLIGRILRAIGNWHAKRESRRVLPFLTDDELRDIGITRSEARKEVSKSFFWDQ; encoded by the coding sequence ATGTCACTATTTTCGGTGAGCGGCAGGCTGGCAAAGACAGGTACAATCCGTCGGCCGGTTCAGGAAAGTCTGATTGGGCGAATCTTGCGCGCAATAGGAAACTGGCACGCCAAGCGTGAAAGCCGGCGCGTCTTGCCGTTTCTGACGGACGACGAACTGCGCGACATCGGCATCACCCGCTCGGAAGCGCGCAAGGAAGTCAGCAAGTCATTCTTCTGGGATCAGTGA
- the purQ gene encoding phosphoribosylformylglycinamidine synthase subunit PurQ, with translation MKSAVVQLPGLNRDRDMIAALTKISGHAPVTIWQTETDIPDVDLIVIPGGFSYGDYLRCGAIAARMPVMQAIIEKANKGVKVLGVCNGFQILLEAGLLPGALMRNSSLKFVCREIKLEVANAETEFTRAYEKGQVIRCPVAHHDGNYFADPETLATIEGNGQVVFRYAEGTNPNGSINDIAAVMNKGGNVLGMMPHPENLIEAAHGGSDGRGLFASALSVIAA, from the coding sequence ATGAAATCAGCCGTCGTTCAACTCCCGGGTCTCAATCGCGATCGCGACATGATCGCCGCTCTCACCAAGATCTCCGGTCACGCACCGGTGACGATCTGGCAGACGGAGACCGACATTCCGGACGTTGACCTGATCGTCATTCCGGGTGGCTTCTCCTATGGAGACTACCTGCGCTGTGGCGCCATCGCCGCTCGCATGCCTGTCATGCAGGCCATCATCGAAAAGGCCAACAAGGGCGTCAAGGTACTCGGCGTCTGCAACGGCTTCCAGATCCTGCTCGAAGCGGGCCTGCTGCCGGGCGCACTGATGCGCAACTCTTCGCTGAAGTTTGTCTGCCGCGAAATCAAGCTCGAAGTCGCCAACGCCGAGACGGAATTCACCCGCGCCTACGAAAAAGGCCAGGTCATCCGCTGCCCTGTAGCCCATCACGATGGCAACTATTTCGCAGATCCCGAGACCCTGGCGACGATCGAAGGCAACGGCCAGGTCGTGTTCCGTTATGCCGAAGGCACCAATCCGAACGGCTCCATCAACGACATCGCGGCGGTGATGAACAAGGGTGGCAACGTCCTCGGCATGATGCCGCATCCCGAAAACCTGATCGAAGCGGCGCACGGCGGCTCTGACGGACGTGGATTGTTCGCATCTGCCCTCAGCGTAATCGCCGCTTAA
- a CDS encoding PLP-dependent aminotransferase family protein has product MTTWLPDISRGSGPVYLRLADSIESAIASGTLPAGSKLPPQRNLAYDIGVTIGTIGRAYALVHERGLVAGEVGRGTYVLDRAETAPGNQPDPLTIALGGTRTIEAPANKIRFDTTAAPDLGQGKVIGKILADVGEDHFTEISSYSRVFPANWYEAGRRWLARNDWTPAAENIVPTLGAHAAAISVISAVSSPGDKIVFENLSYTQVSRSARILGRRTITVDSDENGVLPDDFERVCQQQHPKLAFLMPTAHNPTLATMPADRRASIAEIARRHGVWLIEDDLYGGMTGDQNPLLASLAPDRTFLISGLSKSVAAGIRGGWVACPPHFAQRIKVTHKMITGGLPFILAEVGARLIESGKAHEIRQACVAELSARESLAREILSGFDFVSHPHVPFLWLKLPDPWLSGTFKNAAFRDGVLIDDEDEFKAARVDKVYHRVRISFSSPAGRDEMVAGFMTLRRLLESGGASYAGEI; this is encoded by the coding sequence ATGACAACTTGGCTCCCTGATATTTCTCGCGGCTCCGGCCCTGTCTATCTCCGTCTGGCGGACAGCATCGAGTCCGCGATTGCCAGCGGCACATTGCCTGCCGGCAGTAAGTTGCCGCCGCAGAGAAATCTTGCCTACGACATCGGCGTGACAATCGGCACAATCGGCCGGGCTTACGCACTTGTGCATGAAAGAGGCCTTGTTGCCGGGGAAGTCGGCCGTGGCACGTATGTGCTGGATCGGGCGGAAACCGCACCGGGCAATCAGCCGGACCCGCTGACCATTGCACTCGGCGGAACGAGGACAATCGAAGCGCCTGCAAACAAGATCCGCTTCGATACGACTGCCGCCCCTGATCTCGGACAGGGGAAGGTGATCGGCAAGATCCTTGCCGACGTCGGCGAAGACCATTTCACCGAGATATCCTCATATTCCCGCGTCTTCCCGGCAAACTGGTACGAGGCAGGAAGACGCTGGCTTGCGCGCAACGACTGGACGCCCGCGGCCGAAAACATCGTGCCGACGCTCGGCGCCCATGCCGCGGCCATCTCCGTCATCTCCGCCGTGTCATCACCCGGAGACAAGATCGTCTTCGAAAACCTGAGCTATACTCAGGTCAGCCGCAGCGCCCGCATCTTGGGGCGGCGCACGATCACCGTCGATTCCGACGAAAACGGCGTCCTCCCTGACGATTTCGAGCGGGTCTGCCAGCAGCAGCATCCGAAGCTGGCATTCCTGATGCCAACCGCCCATAACCCGACGCTTGCCACCATGCCCGCGGACAGGCGCGCAAGCATCGCCGAGATTGCACGCAGGCACGGCGTCTGGCTGATCGAGGATGATCTCTACGGCGGAATGACCGGCGACCAGAACCCGCTTCTTGCGTCGCTTGCTCCCGACAGGACGTTCCTGATCAGCGGCCTCTCAAAATCGGTCGCAGCTGGCATACGCGGAGGTTGGGTCGCCTGCCCGCCGCATTTCGCTCAGCGGATCAAGGTCACGCACAAGATGATTACCGGCGGCTTGCCGTTCATCCTGGCGGAAGTTGGCGCACGCCTCATCGAAAGCGGCAAGGCACACGAGATCCGTCAGGCATGCGTCGCGGAATTGAGTGCTCGCGAAAGCCTAGCACGCGAGATTCTCAGCGGCTTCGACTTCGTCTCGCATCCGCATGTACCATTCCTCTGGCTGAAGCTGCCGGATCCCTGGCTTTCCGGGACATTCAAGAACGCCGCATTCCGGGATGGTGTGCTCATCGACGATGAAGATGAGTTTAAAGCGGCACGCGTGGATAAAGTCTACCATCGCGTGCGTATTAGCTTCTCATCTCCCGCGGGTCGCGACGAAATGGTTGCAGGTTTTATGACATTGCGACGCCTGCTTGAAAGTGGCGGCGCGTCCTACGCAGGCGAGATCTGA
- a CDS encoding acyloxyacyl hydrolase yields MAVNIRELVSLSSKTVLAACLANISLLAVSAHAGDQIFDELRFGASASIQSGGEHEDGVFPEVTVFFDPFNQDAATNWQQQLARPRINLGTSIGTSGQATQVFGGFAWTVDFNEKVFAEAGFGGVWHNGALNNNTDGPDLGCHWLFHEYLGAGYRFDAHWNVIAQVAHSSHANLCDGPNNGMTRAGIQVGYKF; encoded by the coding sequence ATGGCAGTGAATATTCGTGAATTGGTATCGCTGTCTTCCAAGACAGTGCTGGCTGCGTGTCTTGCCAATATATCGCTCCTTGCTGTTTCAGCCCATGCTGGTGACCAGATTTTCGATGAATTGCGTTTCGGCGCATCGGCGTCGATCCAAAGCGGTGGTGAGCACGAGGACGGCGTGTTTCCCGAGGTAACGGTCTTCTTCGATCCCTTCAATCAGGACGCCGCGACCAACTGGCAGCAGCAACTCGCCAGGCCGCGAATTAACCTCGGAACCTCCATCGGAACATCCGGCCAGGCAACGCAAGTATTCGGCGGCTTTGCCTGGACCGTAGATTTCAACGAGAAGGTCTTCGCAGAAGCTGGCTTTGGCGGCGTCTGGCACAATGGCGCACTCAATAACAACACCGATGGCCCGGATCTCGGCTGTCACTGGCTGTTTCACGAGTACCTTGGCGCCGGCTATCGCTTCGACGCGCATTGGAACGTCATCGCTCAGGTGGCCCACTCGTCGCATGCCAATCTCTGCGATGGACCGAACAACGGCATGACCCGCGCCGGCATCCAGGTCGGTTACAAGTTCTAA